A region from the Methanofollis liminatans DSM 4140 genome encodes:
- a CDS encoding VOC family protein, whose protein sequence is MDITFRSTVLFVNNIERSKAFYVDLLGQEMDMDLGVNVGFIGGLALWERTYVNGLLYAGKMPQGEASAPPMEVYFETTEIEALARRVAEAGVRLLHPLQEQPWAQRAIRFFDPDGHLVEAAEPMPAVVARLAAEGMSEAAISERTTLPPHIVSAMLENEFCD, encoded by the coding sequence ATGGACATCACCTTCAGGAGCACGGTTCTCTTCGTCAACAATATCGAACGCTCCAAGGCCTTCTATGTCGATCTGCTCGGACAGGAGATGGATATGGACCTCGGCGTGAATGTCGGGTTTATCGGCGGGCTTGCCCTCTGGGAACGCACCTATGTGAACGGCCTGCTGTACGCCGGGAAGATGCCGCAGGGCGAGGCGTCGGCCCCGCCGATGGAGGTCTATTTCGAGACGACGGAGATCGAAGCGCTGGCCAGGCGGGTCGCAGAAGCCGGCGTCCGCCTCCTCCATCCCCTGCAGGAGCAGCCCTGGGCCCAGCGCGCGATCCGGTTCTTTGACCCTGACGGCCACCTGGTCGAGGCGGCCGAGCCAATGCCGGCAGTGGTCGCACGTCTTGCAGCCGAGGGAATGTCTGAGGCCGCGATCAGCGAGCGGACGACGCTTCCGCCACATATCGTCTCGGCAATGCTGGAGAACGAGTTCTGTGACTGA
- a CDS encoding DUF6141 family protein encodes MTERVLFRERQHFRQIWLWLLLLAIALISWLGAVQQVVLGMPFGANPGPDWMVVLIALVFGTAFPLFFVVLALQVEVRGDGLHYRFFPFHLRYRRIGWNEMSAYAPVSYSPLSTYGGWGIRWGAGGKAYNVAGNLGVRFCLADGRKILFGSADPSGFAEAVYMASGIGADPSGVCDNAHRPPV; translated from the coding sequence GTGACTGAACGTGTCCTGTTCAGGGAGCGGCAGCACTTCAGACAGATATGGCTCTGGCTGCTCCTCCTTGCCATCGCCCTCATCTCATGGTTGGGGGCGGTGCAGCAGGTGGTCCTCGGAATGCCTTTCGGAGCAAACCCTGGTCCGGACTGGATGGTTGTCCTGATCGCCCTCGTATTCGGGACCGCCTTTCCCCTTTTCTTCGTCGTGCTCGCCCTCCAGGTCGAAGTAAGGGGCGACGGGCTGCACTACCGTTTTTTTCCGTTCCACCTCAGATACCGCCGAATCGGATGGAATGAGATGTCGGCCTATGCGCCGGTCTCGTACAGCCCCCTCTCGACCTATGGAGGATGGGGGATTCGGTGGGGCGCGGGCGGAAAGGCCTATAACGTCGCGGGCAATCTGGGTGTTCGGTTCTGTCTCGCCGACGGCCGTAAGATCCTCTTCGGATCAGCCGATCCTTCCGGCTTCGCGGAAGCGGTATACATGGCATCGGGTATAGGTGCGGACCCTTCGGGCGTCTGCGACAACGCACACCGGCCCCCCGTTTAG
- a CDS encoding DUF475 domain-containing protein, whose product MLDLLALILTVAGLCLFETISSIDNAIINAEVLGTMGERARRWFLVWGLLFAVFVVRGILPWLIVWATTPALGPVGALTATFSNDPAVIAAIEESAPVLLIGGGTFLVFLFLHWLFLEPKQFGLKGERYFAEKGVWFYAAVSIVLALIVWFALGMRPLMAFGAVMGSTAFFIVQGFRMNADVKEQQLKEQHLSDVSKIFYLEVIDATFSIDGVLGAFAFTLSVPLIILGNGLGAIVVRQITVGNIERIKHYVYLKNGAMYSILCLGTIMLLDSFGFHIPSWLSPVITFGIVGYFLYKSVRFARYMERRHGA is encoded by the coding sequence ATGCTCGATCTCCTCGCCCTCATCCTCACGGTCGCCGGTCTCTGCCTCTTCGAGACGATCAGCTCCATCGACAACGCCATCATCAACGCCGAGGTGCTCGGGACGATGGGGGAGCGGGCGCGCCGGTGGTTCCTGGTCTGGGGTCTCCTCTTTGCGGTCTTCGTGGTGCGGGGCATTCTGCCCTGGTTGATCGTCTGGGCGACGACCCCGGCGCTCGGGCCGGTGGGGGCGCTCACCGCCACCTTCTCAAACGACCCGGCGGTCATCGCGGCGATCGAGGAGTCGGCGCCGGTGCTGCTCATCGGCGGCGGGACCTTCCTCGTCTTTCTCTTCCTGCACTGGCTCTTCCTTGAGCCCAAGCAGTTCGGGCTGAAGGGTGAGCGTTATTTTGCGGAGAAAGGAGTCTGGTTCTATGCAGCGGTCTCGATCGTTCTCGCCCTGATCGTCTGGTTTGCCCTCGGCATGCGGCCTCTCATGGCGTTCGGCGCCGTTATGGGTTCCACTGCGTTTTTCATCGTCCAGGGCTTCAGGATGAACGCCGACGTAAAAGAGCAGCAGCTCAAGGAGCAGCACCTCTCAGATGTCAGCAAGATCTTCTACCTGGAGGTGATCGACGCCACCTTCTCCATCGACGGCGTCCTCGGCGCCTTCGCCTTCACCCTCTCGGTGCCGCTGATCATCCTGGGCAACGGCCTCGGGGCGATCGTCGTGCGCCAGATCACCGTCGGTAATATCGAGCGGATCAAGCACTATGTCTATCTCAAGAACGGGGCGATGTATTCCATCCTCTGTCTGGGCACGATCATGCTCCTCGACTCCTTCGGCTTTCACATTCCTTCGTGGCTCTCGCCGGTGATCACCTTCGGGATCGTCGGGTATTTCCTGTACAAATCGGTGAGGTTTGCGCGCTATATGGAGCGGCGCCACGGGGCATGA
- a CDS encoding pyridoxamine 5'-phosphate oxidase family protein produces the protein MRRTDREITDRAWMEEVLNDAVYATFALCDGNEPYAVPLNFAYRDGALYVHSACEGRKVDVIRKNSSVGFSAVLGAEFTSAEAPCAWDMRYRSVNGVGTAEAVEDLAEKAWALNLIMAKYSGRGDHVFTEKQLAAVAVFRIRVRNLAGKRGMD, from the coding sequence ATGCGACGGACTGACAGGGAGATAACGGATCGGGCCTGGATGGAGGAGGTCCTGAACGATGCGGTCTACGCCACCTTTGCCCTCTGCGACGGGAATGAGCCCTATGCGGTGCCGCTTAATTTTGCCTATCGCGACGGGGCCCTGTATGTCCATTCAGCCTGTGAGGGCAGGAAGGTGGATGTCATCAGGAAAAATTCGTCGGTCGGGTTCAGTGCAGTACTCGGTGCGGAGTTCACCTCCGCCGAAGCGCCGTGCGCCTGGGACATGCGCTACCGCAGCGTGAACGGAGTGGGGACCGCAGAAGCCGTCGAGGACCTTGCGGAAAAAGCATGGGCCCTGAACCTGATCATGGCGAAGTACTCCGGAAGGGGCGACCACGTCTTCACGGAGAAGCAACTTGCCGCCGTCGCCGTATTCAGGATCAGGGTCCGTAATCTGGCCGGGAAGCGGGGAATGGACTGA
- a CDS encoding ATP-binding protein, producing MAEKSEVRRAAGAFKGRTQAGAAGLRVVIAGKGGVGKTTIAALLARTLLREGRRVLAVDADPQENLAYALGLPPGDRIVPLAENAGYIEEKVGARPGGWGGLLTLNPDTGDAVERFGIRFPDGLVLLVMGTVGRAGSGCLCPENALLQGVVRSVALGAEDAVVLDTQAGVEHFGRALAGGFSDAVVVADPSYNAVAVALHAASLSTDLGIPAVHLVVNRVRDERDRIRAGDLIGDPGRFASVTYLPHDGAVVRTEPDVTPLLDQETPFSTGVRALARLLLPPAP from the coding sequence ATGGCGGAAAAGTCCGAAGTCAGGCGGGCGGCCGGCGCCTTTAAAGGACGGACGCAGGCCGGAGCCGCGGGGCTGCGGGTGGTGATCGCCGGAAAAGGCGGTGTGGGCAAGACCACGATCGCTGCCCTGCTCGCCCGAACCCTTCTCCGGGAGGGGCGCCGCGTCCTCGCCGTCGACGCCGATCCGCAGGAAAACCTCGCCTATGCCCTCGGCCTTCCGCCGGGGGATCGGATCGTCCCGCTTGCCGAGAACGCCGGTTACATCGAGGAGAAGGTCGGGGCGCGGCCCGGCGGGTGGGGCGGGCTTCTGACCCTCAACCCCGATACCGGGGACGCCGTCGAGCGTTTCGGGATCCGGTTTCCTGACGGCCTTGTCCTCCTGGTGATGGGGACGGTCGGCCGCGCCGGGAGCGGTTGTCTCTGCCCGGAGAACGCCCTTCTGCAGGGGGTGGTCAGATCGGTCGCCCTCGGTGCGGAGGATGCGGTGGTCCTGGACACCCAGGCCGGGGTCGAGCACTTCGGCCGCGCCCTTGCCGGCGGCTTTTCCGATGCGGTCGTGGTCGCCGACCCCTCATACAACGCCGTCGCCGTCGCCCTCCATGCGGCGTCCCTTTCCACTGACCTCGGGATCCCGGCCGTACACCTCGTTGTAAACCGCGTGCGGGACGAGCGGGACAGGATCCGCGCCGGCGATCTGATCGGAGACCCCGGCCGGTTCGCCTCGGTCACCTATCTCCCGCACGACGGGGCCGTTGTCAGGACCGAGCCCGACGTCACCCCGCTCCTCGATCAGGAGACCCCCTTCTCCACCGGCGTGCGTGCGCTTGCCCGTCTTCTCCTGCCGCCGGCGCCGTGA
- the cooS gene encoding anaerobic carbon-monoxide dehydrogenase catalytic subunit, producing MEEKRGAYVRERIACTILERAKLSLMNPALIEAKVEERTIDETAKPLIRLALEEGIETAWDRYEQQQPPCRYCASGLSCNRCAMGPCRIIPERQRFRGVCGADADLVVARNLLDMIATGAAAHSDHGREIVETLYKAARGEAVGYGITDPEKLRRIAEEYRIETGDRDDSAVAGDVALAMLEEFGTVKNAIQFVQRAPPQTLDLWEAAGITPRSVDREIVEAMHRVHMGVGADYANVLLQGLRASLGDGWGGSLMATETSDILFGTPQVNMSRVNLAVLKDDRVNIALHGHNPVLSEMIVRAAAEPAMLELAEEAGSAGINLVGLCCTGNELLMRKGIPQAGNHLNQELIIATGALEVMIVDYQCIFPSLPRTASCFHTHIVSTSPKSKVPGSLYYPFYPESALETAREIVSLAIANFPNRDPGKVLIPGEPVEAMTGFSVEAIGHLFGGFKPVIDAIAEGSILGAAGVVGCNNPKVRQDEGHVTLTKELIRRGILVVETGCAAIASGKAGLLRPEAADLAAPGLANVCRTFGIPPVLHMGSCVDCSRILVLAAGLGRELGVGIHQLPIAGAAPEWYSQKAVSIGSYFVASGVFTVLGVMPKIAGSGNVADLLTRGLNGLVHASFAVEPDPVRAADLIEAHIRKKRNGLGI from the coding sequence ATGGAGGAGAAGAGAGGAGCGTATGTCAGGGAGCGGATCGCCTGCACGATTCTGGAACGGGCGAAACTATCCCTGATGAACCCGGCCCTGATCGAGGCGAAGGTGGAGGAGCGGACGATCGACGAAACGGCGAAACCGCTGATCCGGCTCGCCCTCGAAGAGGGGATCGAGACAGCATGGGATAGGTACGAACAGCAGCAGCCGCCGTGCCGCTACTGCGCCTCAGGGCTCTCGTGTAACCGGTGCGCCATGGGGCCGTGCCGGATCATCCCGGAACGCCAGCGTTTCCGCGGGGTCTGCGGGGCCGACGCCGACCTGGTCGTCGCCAGGAACCTGCTGGACATGATCGCCACGGGCGCGGCGGCGCACTCAGATCACGGCCGCGAGATCGTCGAGACCCTGTATAAGGCCGCCCGGGGCGAGGCCGTGGGGTATGGAATCACCGATCCCGAAAAACTCCGGCGGATTGCTGAAGAGTACCGCATCGAGACCGGCGATCGGGACGACAGCGCCGTTGCCGGCGACGTCGCCCTTGCCATGCTCGAAGAGTTCGGGACGGTGAAAAATGCGATCCAGTTTGTGCAGCGGGCGCCGCCGCAGACCCTGGACCTCTGGGAGGCGGCCGGGATCACGCCCAGGAGCGTGGACCGCGAGATCGTGGAGGCGATGCACCGCGTCCATATGGGCGTGGGGGCGGACTACGCCAACGTCCTCCTGCAGGGGCTGCGTGCCTCCCTGGGCGACGGGTGGGGCGGATCCCTGATGGCGACCGAAACCTCGGACATCCTCTTCGGGACGCCGCAGGTGAATATGTCACGGGTAAACCTCGCCGTGCTGAAGGACGACCGGGTGAACATCGCCCTCCACGGCCACAACCCTGTGCTCTCCGAGATGATCGTGCGGGCGGCGGCCGAGCCCGCGATGCTTGAACTCGCCGAAGAGGCCGGGTCCGCAGGGATAAACCTGGTCGGGCTCTGCTGCACGGGAAACGAACTCCTGATGCGCAAAGGGATCCCGCAGGCCGGCAACCATCTCAACCAGGAGCTGATCATCGCGACGGGCGCCCTGGAGGTGATGATCGTCGATTACCAGTGCATATTCCCGTCCCTGCCCAGGACGGCGAGCTGTTTCCACACCCACATCGTCTCCACAAGCCCGAAGTCGAAGGTGCCTGGCTCGCTCTACTATCCCTTTTACCCGGAATCGGCGCTCGAGACGGCGCGGGAGATCGTCAGCCTGGCGATCGCGAACTTCCCGAACCGCGACCCCGGGAAGGTGCTCATCCCGGGCGAACCGGTGGAGGCGATGACCGGGTTCTCGGTGGAGGCGATCGGCCATCTCTTCGGCGGGTTCAAACCGGTCATCGACGCGATCGCGGAGGGCTCCATCCTGGGCGCCGCCGGGGTCGTCGGCTGCAACAACCCGAAGGTGCGCCAGGACGAGGGGCACGTCACCCTCACGAAGGAGCTGATCCGGCGTGGGATCCTGGTGGTCGAGACCGGGTGCGCTGCCATCGCCTCCGGGAAGGCCGGTCTCCTCCGTCCTGAAGCGGCCGACCTCGCCGCCCCCGGCCTTGCGAATGTCTGCCGGACGTTCGGGATCCCGCCGGTGCTCCACATGGGCTCGTGCGTGGACTGCTCCAGGATCCTGGTGCTTGCCGCAGGGCTGGGGCGCGAACTCGGCGTGGGCATCCACCAGCTCCCGATCGCCGGCGCCGCTCCTGAGTGGTACTCCCAGAAAGCGGTTTCCATCGGTTCGTATTTCGTGGCCTCGGGCGTCTTTACCGTCCTCGGGGTGATGCCGAAGATCGCGGGGAGCGGGAACGTCGCCGATCTCCTCACCAGAGGGCTCAACGGCCTCGTCCATGCCTCGTTTGCGGTCGAGCCCGATCCGGTGCGGGCGGCCGATCTGATCGAGGCGCATATCAGGAAAAAGCGCAACGGGCTCGGGATCTAA
- a CDS encoding aminotransferase-like domain-containing protein has translation MTHYRFADRMIHAPASFIDELFRVSGEPGVISFAGGLPDAALIDVEGIARAVAAVMEEEGRCALQYSTTDGYRPLREYIAARYRRRLGIPAEADDIQIVNGSQQCLDLMAKIFLNPGDVVGMERPGYLGAIEAFSLYEPEICTVPLDEEGPDLQAFAAMVRDRAPKFFYGIPNSQNPSGITYPEAARREIARLLDGTGTLFYEDDAFGDLFFDGRPREPVKKYLPEGAVLSGSFSKIVAPGMRIGWILAPQPVLRQFNAAKQAADLHSNFFCQVVLHRYLSGTDLDAHVRRVAGIYGERCRTMCDIIDDLLPPGTARTTPEGGMFLMVFLPPGVSSMDVFREGVRQGVAVLPGVPFYAGGGGEETIRLNFSNADETSIAEGMERLARVVRGLA, from the coding sequence ATGACGCACTACAGGTTTGCCGACCGCATGATCCATGCGCCCGCATCGTTCATCGACGAACTCTTCAGGGTGTCTGGCGAGCCCGGCGTGATCTCGTTCGCCGGCGGACTCCCCGACGCCGCCCTCATCGATGTGGAGGGGATCGCCCGCGCCGTCGCGGCGGTGATGGAGGAAGAAGGGCGCTGTGCCCTCCAGTACTCGACGACCGACGGCTACCGTCCGCTACGGGAGTACATCGCCGCCCGTTACCGCCGGCGCCTCGGGATCCCCGCGGAGGCCGACGATATCCAGATCGTCAACGGTTCGCAGCAGTGCCTCGACCTGATGGCGAAGATCTTTCTCAACCCTGGCGACGTCGTCGGCATGGAGCGTCCAGGCTACCTCGGGGCCATCGAGGCCTTCTCCCTGTACGAGCCCGAGATCTGCACCGTCCCGCTCGATGAGGAGGGGCCCGATCTGCAGGCGTTCGCGGCGATGGTCCGCGACCGCGCCCCGAAGTTCTTCTACGGCATCCCGAACTCGCAGAACCCGTCCGGGATCACCTATCCCGAGGCCGCCCGGCGAGAGATCGCCCGCCTTCTCGATGGCACCGGGACACTTTTTTACGAGGACGACGCCTTCGGCGATCTTTTCTTCGACGGGAGGCCACGGGAGCCGGTGAAAAAATATCTCCCCGAGGGTGCGGTACTCTCGGGCTCGTTTTCGAAGATTGTCGCCCCCGGAATGCGGATTGGTTGGATCCTGGCACCTCAGCCGGTGCTACGGCAGTTCAACGCCGCAAAGCAAGCGGCCGACCTCCACTCCAACTTCTTCTGCCAGGTTGTCCTCCACCGTTACCTTTCAGGCACCGATCTCGATGCCCATGTGCGGCGAGTCGCCGGGATATACGGCGAGCGCTGCCGGACGATGTGTGACATCATCGACGACCTCCTCCCTCCCGGCACCGCCCGCACGACGCCGGAGGGGGGGATGTTCCTGATGGTCTTCCTGCCTCCCGGCGTCTCCTCGATGGACGTCTTCCGTGAAGGCGTCCGCCAGGGGGTTGCGGTCCTGCCCGGCGTCCCCTTCTATGCGGGCGGCGGCGGGGAAGAGACGATCAGGCTGAACTTCTCGAACGCAGATGAAACAAGCATCGCCGAAGGAATGGAGCGGCTCGCCCGCGTCGTCCGCGGCCTGGCGTGA
- a CDS encoding glucose 1-dehydrogenase: MYDEFKNRVALITGGSSGIGGAAARAFATHGAKVVLGSRGEEAGRKTEQEIREAGGEAVWIRTDVSREAEVEGFVAGAADQFGRIDYAFNCAGTSGAIRYLPMQAGDDFDRTVATNLLGVFLCMKHEIPAMVRQGGGAIVNISAVAGLTGSAGASIYAATKAGSLALTRSAALEFSANGIRVNAVCPGIIQTEGLDVAWQDIPGFTIEEAKRRFVAEVPAGRFGRPGEVAAAVLWLCSDAASYVTGQTIVVDGGLSIR; this comes from the coding sequence ATGTATGATGAGTTCAAAAACCGGGTCGCCCTGATCACTGGTGGAAGCTCCGGCATCGGGGGCGCAGCGGCGCGGGCCTTCGCCACCCACGGTGCGAAGGTCGTGCTGGGGAGCAGAGGCGAGGAGGCCGGGCGCAAGACTGAACAGGAGATCAGGGAGGCCGGTGGAGAGGCGGTCTGGATCAGGACCGACGTCAGCCGCGAGGCCGAAGTCGAGGGCTTCGTCGCCGGGGCGGCAGATCAGTTCGGCCGGATCGATTACGCCTTCAACTGTGCCGGAACGAGCGGCGCAATCCGCTACCTCCCGATGCAGGCCGGCGACGACTTCGACCGGACTGTGGCAACGAACCTGCTGGGAGTGTTCCTCTGCATGAAACACGAGATCCCGGCAATGGTGCGGCAGGGCGGTGGAGCAATCGTGAACATCTCCGCGGTCGCCGGGCTCACCGGCTCTGCCGGGGCGTCGATATACGCGGCGACGAAGGCCGGAAGCCTCGCCCTGACGCGCTCGGCCGCCCTCGAGTTCTCGGCAAACGGCATCAGGGTCAACGCTGTCTGCCCCGGGATCATCCAGACCGAAGGCCTCGACGTCGCATGGCAGGACATCCCCGGGTTCACGATCGAAGAGGCGAAGCGCCGCTTCGTCGCAGAGGTGCCGGCAGGGCGGTTCGGCCGTCCCGGGGAGGTGGCGGCGGCGGTGCTCTGGCTCTGCTCTGACGCCGCCTCCTATGTCACCGGGCAGACGATCGTCGTTGACGGCGGCCTCTCGATCCGGTGA
- a CDS encoding phosphatase PAP2 family protein, protein MDYLTPDPGTVVVLQTHLGWLAPLMNAVSFTGTAVFFFAVLPAIWWCVSPRFGLRLGVIVSLSGCINAILKVFFHTPRPYWVSTEVQAFSTHQTFSLPSGHAQNAVCFFGAAAVWIHKRWFWAVATAFIILTGLSRLILGVHFPVDVLAGWTIGIVVLLLFTAADRRLSPGILALSPAVQAAGVTTASLLLAAIGIALIVNGGDIPLSWTETAVAASGLPATRAIDPYDPSTLLSSAGTLLGIGLGAVWTGGRFSAEGSVSAKLGRYAIGMAIAALIYAATGLVPDGGLAAAGWSIEYLRAAVLGLWVSGGAPALFKYLGIAGGNTRPPA, encoded by the coding sequence ATGGACTATCTCACCCCGGATCCCGGCACCGTTGTGGTCCTGCAGACGCATCTCGGCTGGCTCGCCCCCCTGATGAACGCCGTCTCCTTCACCGGGACAGCCGTTTTTTTCTTTGCGGTCCTTCCGGCGATCTGGTGGTGTGTAAGCCCGCGGTTTGGGCTGCGGCTTGGCGTGATCGTCTCGCTCTCTGGCTGCATCAACGCCATACTGAAGGTGTTCTTTCATACACCGCGGCCGTACTGGGTGAGCACAGAGGTGCAGGCATTCTCCACCCACCAGACCTTCTCATTGCCCTCGGGCCATGCACAGAACGCCGTGTGTTTCTTCGGGGCTGCGGCCGTATGGATCCATAAACGCTGGTTCTGGGCGGTTGCAACGGCGTTCATCATCCTCACCGGGCTGTCAAGGCTCATTCTCGGCGTCCACTTTCCCGTCGACGTCCTCGCCGGATGGACCATCGGGATCGTAGTGCTTCTTCTCTTCACAGCGGCAGACCGCCGCCTCTCTCCCGGGATTCTAGCGCTCAGCCCGGCGGTGCAGGCGGCAGGCGTCACCACCGCGTCATTGCTCCTTGCCGCCATAGGAATCGCCCTTATCGTAAACGGGGGCGATATCCCGCTCTCCTGGACCGAGACCGCCGTCGCCGCCTCCGGCCTCCCGGCAACGAGGGCGATTGACCCGTACGATCCGTCCACCCTGCTCTCGTCGGCAGGCACACTCCTCGGCATCGGCCTCGGGGCAGTATGGACTGGGGGGAGGTTCTCGGCAGAAGGGAGCGTCAGTGCAAAGTTGGGGCGATACGCCATCGGCATGGCAATCGCGGCCCTCATCTACGCGGCTACGGGGCTCGTCCCTGACGGAGGCCTGGCGGCGGCCGGATGGAGCATCGAGTACCTGAGAGCGGCGGTCCTCGGACTCTGGGTATCAGGGGGTGCCCCGGCGCTCTTCAAATACCTGGGCATCGCCGGAGGAAACACCAGGCCACCGGCATGA
- a CDS encoding response regulator, which translates to MISLDKPRILIVEDDAILSALTKTMLIRMGYEVVGTVSTVREALGSVVEKIPDLVLMDINLGTTFDGIDAANYIYHCFNTPVVFLTGTAEPDVLDRAKTAEPFGYVTKPFTREGLCAAIEIAYSSFQMNKPEIDRIRKKFLETIAGDDAYFLIDEKGTIIFMNGYAGHMTGFSYEEAFLAGLGDVLVMKDRQSEIRFSKQTLIRDIGTAGILNQIYVVRAVSRNRKVKTAKLSVKPIKDRSEQVIGYIVRLEEVQGKML; encoded by the coding sequence ATGATTTCTTTAGATAAGCCGAGAATTCTCATCGTCGAGGACGACGCCATTCTGTCAGCCCTCACAAAAACCATGCTCATCCGCATGGGATATGAGGTGGTCGGAACTGTCTCGACCGTCAGGGAAGCGCTCGGTTCGGTAGTGGAGAAGATTCCCGATCTTGTGCTGATGGACATCAACCTCGGCACAACATTCGACGGCATCGACGCGGCGAACTATATCTATCACTGCTTTAATACGCCAGTCGTGTTTCTGACCGGGACGGCTGAACCTGACGTTCTCGATCGGGCAAAGACGGCGGAGCCGTTCGGTTACGTCACCAAACCGTTCACCAGGGAAGGGCTGTGTGCGGCGATCGAGATTGCATACAGTTCGTTCCAGATGAATAAACCCGAGATCGATCGGATCAGGAAGAAATTTCTGGAAACGATCGCCGGAGACGACGCCTATTTTCTCATCGACGAGAAGGGCACGATCATATTCATGAATGGGTATGCCGGGCACATGACCGGGTTCTCCTATGAAGAGGCCTTTCTCGCCGGCCTCGGCGATGTGCTCGTGATGAAGGACCGGCAGTCCGAGATCAGGTTTTCAAAGCAGACTCTGATCAGGGATATCGGGACGGCAGGTATCCTGAACCAGATCTATGTGGTGCGGGCCGTGTCCAGGAACCGCAAGGTTAAAACCGCGAAACTGAGTGTGAAACCGATCAAGGACCGTTCAGAACAGGTGATCGGGTACATCGTCAGACTGGAAGAGGTTCAGGGAAAGATGCTGTGA
- a CDS encoding DUF1786 domain-containing protein, with protein sequence MGDGRILAIDIGRGTQDVLVYDPAQPIENSTKLVLPSPTVVVGRAIRGAATAGRPVHLEGPCMGGGGSVAAVREALAAGLRVTATPSAALTIHDNPERVRALGVVITEEAPDGAAVVRTADYMESELRTALSLFGVEYPGQVAIAVQDHGFSPHISNRVHRFSVFTSLLEAGDWDLFALAPDPPHPSMSRMQAVLAAAPGALVTDTGPAAAIGALLDPWVADRFEDGITLVNAGNGHTLCFTLRGSQVCGIFEHHTAALDTERLTGYIRKLQEGRLTNAEVFDDGGHGAAVREAVGKTPVAVTGPNRQHLLPGAWQAAPSGDMMLTGCFGLIEIWKRRNAGLV encoded by the coding sequence ATGGGTGACGGCCGCATCCTCGCCATCGATATCGGTCGGGGGACGCAGGACGTCCTCGTCTACGATCCCGCACAGCCGATCGAGAACTCAACAAAACTCGTCCTCCCCTCCCCGACAGTCGTCGTGGGCCGGGCAATCAGAGGGGCGGCGACTGCGGGAAGGCCGGTGCACCTCGAAGGCCCCTGCATGGGCGGCGGAGGGAGCGTCGCCGCGGTCAGGGAGGCGCTCGCCGCCGGTCTCAGGGTGACGGCGACGCCCTCTGCGGCGCTGACGATCCATGACAACCCGGAGCGCGTCCGGGCGCTTGGTGTCGTCATAACGGAGGAAGCACCCGATGGCGCTGCCGTGGTGCGGACCGCCGACTATATGGAGAGTGAACTGCGGACGGCCCTCTCCCTCTTCGGTGTCGAGTATCCCGGGCAGGTGGCGATCGCCGTGCAGGACCACGGCTTCTCCCCCCACATTTCTAACCGCGTCCACCGCTTTTCTGTCTTCACCTCACTCCTTGAGGCCGGGGACTGGGACCTCTTTGCCCTCGCCCCGGATCCCCCGCACCCCTCCATGAGCCGGATGCAGGCGGTGCTGGCGGCAGCGCCGGGCGCTCTCGTCACCGACACCGGCCCGGCGGCGGCGATCGGCGCCCTCCTCGATCCATGGGTGGCTGACCGTTTCGAGGACGGCATCACCCTGGTCAACGCCGGAAACGGCCATACCCTCTGCTTCACCCTCAGGGGCAGCCAGGTCTGCGGGATCTTCGAACACCACACCGCCGCTCTGGACACAGAGAGACTGACCGGCTATATCAGAAAACTTCAGGAGGGGAGGCTGACGAATGCGGAGGTCTTCGACGACGGGGGTCACGGTGCGGCGGTGCGGGAGGCGGTCGGCAAGACGCCGGTGGCGGTCACCGGCCCGAACCGGCAGCATCTCCTGCCGGGCGCATGGCAGGCCGCCCCCTCTGGCGACATGATGCTGACCGGCTGTTTCGGGCTCATCGAGATCTGGAAGAGGAGAAACGCCGGTTTAGTGTAA